Proteins from a single region of Sediminitomix flava:
- a CDS encoding TVP38/TMEM64 family protein, which produces MLLFSIIPIVSSSFLSYFIYTQETLFESFTLFNWFLFYLGTVFTMGLALTPTTVIAILSGYLLGAFSIIGIIPSYLLACILAFYLAKLIDRGNFTTSLKEFKGAKELLDNLKNDELKVVIFSKMSPILPFAVSNFLLSIGGVSLANYVLGCLIGMLPRTLISIWIGSEAKNIQHVLESGSGMEVKMIISILILLSVIGLFRVVQKAINKNRLAP; this is translated from the coding sequence ATGTTACTTTTTAGTATCATCCCGATAGTGAGCAGTTCATTCCTTAGCTATTTTATTTACACACAAGAGACCTTATTTGAGAGCTTCACTCTTTTTAACTGGTTCCTTTTCTATCTAGGGACAGTATTCACAATGGGTCTGGCCCTTACTCCTACTACAGTTATTGCAATTCTTAGTGGATATTTACTTGGAGCTTTTAGTATTATAGGAATAATACCATCCTATTTACTAGCATGCATTTTAGCTTTTTACTTGGCTAAACTGATTGATAGAGGAAATTTCACTACATCTCTAAAGGAATTTAAAGGAGCAAAAGAGTTATTGGATAATCTAAAAAATGATGAATTGAAGGTTGTCATATTCAGTAAAATGTCTCCTATTTTGCCATTTGCTGTAAGTAATTTTTTGCTTTCAATAGGAGGCGTTTCATTGGCTAATTATGTTCTAGGTTGCCTGATTGGAATGTTACCTCGAACACTTATTAGTATTTGGATTGGTTCCGAAGCAAAAAATATTCAACATGTTTTAGAAAGTGGAAGCGGAATGGAAGTCAAAATGATCATTAGTATTCTCATTTTACTGTCTGTCATCGGTCTTTTCAGAGTGGTTCAGAAAGCTATAAATAAAAATAGGCTTGCTCCATAA